The genome window TGAGTCTGTCCGCCGGTTAAGGGTCGAGCATGCTCGTACCGATCTCAAGGGAAATCTCCCTTTGGCAGTTGTCGCTCTGCGAGCAGGCTTTGCCGATCAAAGCCATTTCTCCAAAGCCTTCAAGGCTTCTGTAGGCACAACTCCAGCCAGATATCGCAGAATGGTTCGAAATTCTTAACCAGAAACAAAATCCTAATCCGGTAATAGACAGCAGGATTGTCTGATCCTAGAGTCGAAGTTGAAGTCACGGTCACATTAGAGCGCCGTGGCACAACTTGAACGATCTCGCGAGGGTTATGCACATTCCCGGCTTTATCATGAATAATCGACGTATTGCATCACTTCTAAGCTGCTTACTGTTCTTCTTGGTGCATTCCGTTGCCGCCCAGAATGTGCTGCTCCCCGGTAAAGTGGAGGCGCATGAAATTGAGGGTGGCAAAGCCCAAACGTACTCGCTTGAGCTCAAGGACGGTGATTACGCTAGTATTTCTTTGCCACAACAGGGCAAATTGAATATCACTGTTCTGCGTCCAGATCGTTCCGTGATGCGCCGCTTCCCGGAACCCCTCGAAGATGCAGATAAACAATATGCATTCGTCGCCGAGGGTTCAGGAACCTATTCGATTCGTGTTGCTAATCCTGAAACGCAATCTTCCAAGTATGAGTTGAGGCTGGATAAAGTCCTTTCAATGAATGCGCGACTCCAAGCGCCTACATCCTGGATAGATCCCAATCCAAGCCCGCGGATTGAGGCCCTTCGTCAACAGATCCTCCGCGACCACGTCGGTACTGGTGACTTCTGGAAGCAGGTCGCAAAGGAAGGCACGCCTTTGGTCGAGCCGTTTGGCTCCAATGGCAAATATCAATTAGTGACCTTTCTGTGGCGTGCCACATATGACACTAGAAATGTGCTAGTGCTGGGCTCTTTGGCTGTGCCTAATTTGCCCCGCACGCAATACGTGATGCATCGTCTCGATAACACCGACGTGTGGTACTGGACAGTGAAATTGCCAGCAGGTGCACGCTTTTCTTACCACCTCTCGCCCAATGATTCACCTAACGAGGATCAGCGCAGCGCTACCGCGCAGTCTGATCCTCTCAACGCGCATCGTGTAGAGTGCCTTCCCACTTCGACCAGATTCGCCTGCCGCAGTCTCGCGGAGCTGCCCGGAGCGCCGCCTCAACCATGGCTCGTGAAGAATGCCAGCACTCCTCAAGGCAAGGTTGAAATGTTCACTGTTCACAGTGAAATTCAAAAGTTCGATAGGTTGATCTCGATCTATACGCCCGCAGGCTACAGGTCCGATGGGCCTCTTAATCGTCTTCTTATGCTGTTCGATGGCGATGAATATCTCAGTCCAACAATGAACATCAGGACCACGATGGATAACCTGATTGCCGCCCATAGAATTCCTCCTACGGTTGTGGTGTTAGTTTTCAATCCTGACGGAAAGCGGCTTAAGGAACTTGTTGCCAATCCTGAATTCGCCGATTCCATGGCCAAGGAAGTAGTTCCATGGGTATGGGTGCATTACAGCGTTGCACACGACGCAACACAGACTGTAGTTGGCGGTTACAGCGCTGGCGGCTTGGCTGCGAACTACTTGGCGCTTAGATATTCAAGCATCTTTGGCAACGTAATTAGTCAGTCCGGCGCAGTCTGGTGGTCGCCTGAGCAAGGCATCTACGATCGAGATCCAATGTATGACTCTAACTGGTTGGCGCGGCAATTTGCCGCCAGTCCCCGACTACCAGTGAAGTTTTACATCGAAGCTGGCCTATTCGAGATTGATCTTGGCGGTACAGGAGGCGACATTCTGGAAGCCAGCCGCGAACTCCGTGATGTACTCCAGGCGAAGGGAAACGACGTTCACTTCCATCAGTTCGCAGGCGGCCATGATGCTCTGACTTGGCCTGGCACGATCGCAGATGCCCTGATAGAACTCCTGGGCCGCTGACTCAAACCGTTTTCGGTTGGTTATTAGCAGAGATTCACCCGTCAGACAGAGTGTAGCGTGAGGTGGCCCGCTAGGTTTTTCATCGAACGGCTGGTCTTCCGGGAAGAGGGGAGAAGCAGATTCCCTTCGGGAATGACAGCCAAAACTGCAACGGCAACTGCAAAGGCAACGGCGGCGGCTTGGGCTTATTCTGGG of Acidicapsa ligni contains these proteins:
- a CDS encoding alpha/beta hydrolase-fold protein is translated as MNNRRIASLLSCLLFFLVHSVAAQNVLLPGKVEAHEIEGGKAQTYSLELKDGDYASISLPQQGKLNITVLRPDRSVMRRFPEPLEDADKQYAFVAEGSGTYSIRVANPETQSSKYELRLDKVLSMNARLQAPTSWIDPNPSPRIEALRQQILRDHVGTGDFWKQVAKEGTPLVEPFGSNGKYQLVTFLWRATYDTRNVLVLGSLAVPNLPRTQYVMHRLDNTDVWYWTVKLPAGARFSYHLSPNDSPNEDQRSATAQSDPLNAHRVECLPTSTRFACRSLAELPGAPPQPWLVKNASTPQGKVEMFTVHSEIQKFDRLISIYTPAGYRSDGPLNRLLMLFDGDEYLSPTMNIRTTMDNLIAAHRIPPTVVVLVFNPDGKRLKELVANPEFADSMAKEVVPWVWVHYSVAHDATQTVVGGYSAGGLAANYLALRYSSIFGNVISQSGAVWWSPEQGIYDRDPMYDSNWLARQFAASPRLPVKFYIEAGLFEIDLGGTGGDILEASRELRDVLQAKGNDVHFHQFAGGHDALTWPGTIADALIELLGR